A stretch of the Mustelus asterias unplaced genomic scaffold, sMusAst1.hap1.1 HAP1_SCAFFOLD_145, whole genome shotgun sequence genome encodes the following:
- the LOC144484929 gene encoding uncharacterized protein LOC144484929, protein MEKPWKCVECGKGFSFPSQLEVHRRSHTGERPFTCSVCGKGFTHSYNLLTHQRVHTGERPFTCPVCGKGFTRSSHIVTHQVVHTDERLSPCSDCEKSFKCKKDLLTHQYTHTGERPFTCCVCGKGFSRPSGLLNHQRIHTGERPFTCSDCGKGFINSSNLLIHQQLHTGDRPFTCSGCGKKFTRSYNLLTHQQVHSEERPFTCSVCGKGFTRSSNLLNHQRVHTGERPFTCNVCGKGFIQSSHLLTHQRVHKRLQGLDSTLIDAVNHIQV, encoded by the coding sequence atggagaaaccgtggaaatgtgtggagtgcgggaaaggattcagtttcccatcacaactggaagttcatcggcgcagtcacactggagagagaccgttcacctgctctgtttgtgggaaggggttcacccattcatacaaccttctgactcaccaacgggttcacactggggagaggccgttcacctgccctgtctgtgggaaaggattcactcgctcatcccacattgtgacacaccaagttgttcacactgatgagagactgtctccatgttctgactgtgagaagagttttaaatgcaaaaaagatctgctgacgcaccaatatactcacactggggagaggccattcacctgctgtgtgtgtgggaagggattcagccgccCATCTGGCCTActgaaccaccagagaattcacactggggagaggcccttcacctgctcagactgtgggaagggattcattaattcatccaatcTTCTGATACACCAGCAGCTCCATACAGGGGatagaccgttcacctgctctggatgtgggaagaaattcacccgttcatacaaccttctgacacaccagcaggttcacagtgaggagaggccattcacttgctccgtgtgtgggaagggattcactcgttcatccaatctattgaatcaccagcgagttcacactggggagaggccattcacctgtaacgtctgtggaaagggatttattcagtcatcccacctgctaacacaccagcgagttcacaaacgactgcaaggtttggattctacacttattgatgctgttaatcatatccaggtctga